The genomic region CGGCTTGCCGTCGCCGCAATTACTCGCGCGAGTGAAATCGTGGGGTTCGAAGATTTTGTCCTCGGCAACCACGGTCGAAGAAGCGCGTTGGCTCGAATCGCGAGGCGTCGATGCCATTGTCGCCCAAGGCTTGGAAGCCGGCGGCCATCGCGGCATCTTTTTGTCGGAAGATTTGAACACGCAAGTCGGCGCCTTCGCCCTGTTGCCGCAGATCGTTAATGCTGTGAGAGTGCCGGTCATCGCCGCCGGCGGCATCGCCGATGCAAAAGGAGTTGCCGCTGCCATGGCGCTCGGCGCCACCGGCGCACAAGTCGGCACGGCCTATCTGCTCTGCCCCGAGGCGACCACCAGCGCGGTGCACCGCGCCGCGTTGAAGGGCGAGGCTGCTCGCCACACCGCACTGACAAATCTATTCAGCGGCCGCCCCGCCCGCGGCATCATCAACCGCGCCATGAAAGAGGTGGGTCCGATGAGCACAGCCGCACCGGCCTTCCCCCTGGCCACCAACGGCATCGCGCCGCTGCGCGCAAAGGCAGAGAGCCAAGGCTCTGGAGATTTTTCCCCGCTATGGTGCGGGCAAAATCCCAGCGGGTGCAAAGAGATTCCCGCTGCGCAGCTAACGCGCGACCTGGCATCGGAACTTCAGCGGTAGCGCACGCTCCGACAAATTTTCAATTTTCCATTATCCATTTCCAATTGTACCTGCCTTGTCTTTCTCTCCCACCGGCGTTATAGCCAGGGACAACTCACGAAACGAGGTGTCCTATGAATCTTCCGCCAATCGCCGCAACCACCATTGGCAGTTTTCCCCGTCCGCCATGGCTCGCGCAAAACGATCGCAGCCGCGC from Deltaproteobacteria bacterium harbors:
- a CDS encoding nitronate monooxygenase, with the translated sequence MNLRELLSIELAIIQAPMAGSQGSALAIAVSNAGGLGSLPCAMLTADAMRTELEKIEAGTTKPYNVNFFCHTEPTPDPEREARWRAALTPYYKEYGIDVSTIPSGPGRVPFSAEAADVLEAFKPAVVSFHFGLPSPQLLARVKSWGSKILSSATTVEEARWLESRGVDAIVAQGLEAGGHRGIFLSEDLNTQVGAFALLPQIVNAVRVPVIAAGGIADAKGVAAAMALGATGAQVGTAYLLCPEATTSAVHRAALKGEAARHTALTNLFSGRPARGIINRAMKEVGPMSTAAPAFPLATNGIAPLRAKAESQGSGDFSPLWCGQNPSGCKEIPAAQLTRDLASELQR